The sequence below is a genomic window from Sneathiella marina.
ATAACTGTAAACAGGCTCGGCTCGCGCAGCATCTGTTCATGACTGATGCCTCGGGCAATCCGGGCCATTTCAATGCCGTCCAGATTTCGGTCGCGACCTAAAGAATACACATTTGGCGGCTTATCCGTAAATGTCGCAAAATCCCGTCCACATTCCAAATGGCGAATAGAGGCATGGATATCCACCGGTTCAACAGGATAACCGCCGGTCGTCGCAATGACGTTGAAACTTTGGGCGAGTTTTAGAAATTTTCGAAAATCCGTTTGGTTGCCAGTGCGTCTTCCGCCGTCCAGATCAGATGAATTTGGCATGCTGGCACCCATGGCAAAAACTACATTGTCACCGCCAATTTCCATATTCCAATCGGGGTTGGGTGCATGAATGGTAAATTCAGAGGGAGCATGGGACATGGCGTCCATGATGAATTCCCGATCGAAATACACGATATGCGTATCTTCATCGACTTTTTGTCCAGCCGCGCGAAGAATATCTCGCGCCTCTTCGAGGCGCACCATAATTCCGATATTCTCCAGAACATCCAGCGAGGCGTTATGGATTGCCTCAACCTGATCTTCAGAAATTACTTCTACTGGTTTGAAGGTATTTACAAATTTTCTCTTTGGGAGTTGGGTGAAAGAGGCTTTAACACGTGAACCCCGTCTTGAGCGGCGACCTGCTGTGCGTTTCTTTTCCTCTGACATAGCTTTCTCCCAAAAAAAATATTCTAGCCACGCATGCGTTCTGCAGTCGGGTCCAAAAGTGGTTCTGTGACCAATGTCGCGGGTCGCATTTCGCCAAGTATCTCAATTTCAAATTCTGCGCCATCTTCAATCAACTCTATCGGAACAAAACCCAGAGCAACGGATTTCTGTACATAATGTGCATATCCACCCGAAGTGACAAAACCTACGACCTTTTGGTCCTTCCAGATGGGTTCGTCAGCCCAAACATCGGCGTCCAGCGCATCTACGACAAAAGTACAAAGGCGCCGTTTCGGGCCTTCTGCTTTTTCCTTCATTACGGCTGCTTTTCCAATAAAATCGGCAGGCTTGTTGTAGGAAACAAATCGATCCAGCCCGGTCTCCTCAGCGGTGTAATCAGGTTTATATTCGCGAAGCCAGGAGCCAAACGATTTTTCCAGTCTCAAGCTCATCATTGCCCGCATGCCGAAGGGGCGCAGATTAAATTCAGCTCCTGCAGTCGCGAGCGCCTCATAAAGTGCGATTTGATCGGTTGCCGGGACATATATCTCATAGCCAAGATCGCCGGTATAGGTCACACGCTGCACAATCGCATCTGACAAGCCGACTTCCATTTGTTTAACGGACATGAAGCTGAAAGCTTCATTTGAGACATCTTCTGTTGTGACTTTTGCCAATAAATCTCGCGCCTTGGGACCAGCAATTTGAAATCCGATGCGATCCAGACTGACATTCTCGATATGGACGCCCTCCGCCGGTTGATGGTCCCAGAACCAGCGAAGGTGATAGGCCTGCGCACCGTAGGATGCCGTAAGCTGGAATTCCTGATCGGCCAGCCGGGCAATAGTGAAATCGCCAATGAGACGCCCTTTCGGGCTGAGCATTGGACTTAATGACAGGCGCCCAACCTTGGGAATGCGCCCGGCCATAATGATGTCCAGCCATTCGGCAGCACCGGAGCCGGTGATTTTATATTTCCCGAAATTATGGACTTCGGTGATACCGACCGCAGTTCTAACGGCATTACATTCCTGCGCAACGGCTTCAAAGGCGTTGGATCGTCTGAAACTGGGAGTTTCGAGCAGTGGATCTCCCTCAAGTGCAAAATAATTAACGGCTTCCATGCCATACCCCTGACCAAAAACAGCATTTTGTTGTTTCCAGATGGAATAAGCCGGTGTTGTCTGATAGGGGCGGGCGGCCGGCAGTTCTTCGTTAGGGTAGCTGATTGTGAACCGTCGCTGGTAATTTTCCGTGACTTTGGTGCGTGCATAGGCGCGCGAGGAATAATCACCGTATCGTGCCACGTCCATGGCAAAGACGTCCTGAGATGGCTCGCCTTCGATCATCCATTCTGCGACAGTCAAGCCGACGCCGCCCCCCTGACTAAAACCAGCCATGACAGCGCAGGCCGACCAATAGTTTTTTATCCCGGGAACGGGGCCAACCAGCGGATTGCCGTCGGGCGCGAAGGTAAAGGGGCCATTGATAATATTCTTGATACCGGCCCGCTCCAGAACGGGGAAGCGATTGAAGGCAAATTCCATACTGTCACTAATACGATCCAACTTGTTTGGCAGGAGTTCGTGACCGAAATCCAAAGGTGTTCCATTTACAGCCCAGGGATCGCAAGCC
It includes:
- a CDS encoding GcvT family protein; the protein is MKSHVKVAVIGGGVVGCSVLYHLAKLGWTDIALIERSELTSGSTWHAAGGFHTLNSDTNIAALQGYTIRLYKELEELSGQSCGLHHVGGVTLAGTEDRMDYLKAERAKHRYMGLDTHLVTPEEIKKLSPITNVEGVIGGLYDPLDGHLDPSGTTQAYAQCARKLGAEIYLRNPVRELNHRPDGSWDVVTKDGTLHAEHVVNAGGLWARELGEMVGIFLPLHPMEHQYLITEDIPEIYELGKEHPHVMDPEGESYLRQEGRGICIGFYEQACDPWAVNGTPLDFGHELLPNKLDRISDSMEFAFNRFPVLERAGIKNIINGPFTFAPDGNPLVGPVPGIKNYWSACAVMAGFSQGGGVGLTVAEWMIEGEPSQDVFAMDVARYGDYSSRAYARTKVTENYQRRFTISYPNEELPAARPYQTTPAYSIWKQQNAVFGQGYGMEAVNYFALEGDPLLETPSFRRSNAFEAVAQECNAVRTAVGITEVHNFGKYKITGSGAAEWLDIIMAGRIPKVGRLSLSPMLSPKGRLIGDFTIARLADQEFQLTASYGAQAYHLRWFWDHQPAEGVHIENVSLDRIGFQIAGPKARDLLAKVTTEDVSNEAFSFMSVKQMEVGLSDAIVQRVTYTGDLGYEIYVPATDQIALYEALATAGAEFNLRPFGMRAMMSLRLEKSFGSWLREYKPDYTAEETGLDRFVSYNKPADFIGKAAVMKEKAEGPKRRLCTFVVDALDADVWADEPIWKDQKVVGFVTSGGYAHYVQKSVALGFVPIELIEDGAEFEIEILGEMRPATLVTEPLLDPTAERMRG